The Clostridium sporogenes region AGGGCACACCATCTATAAGAATTTCTCCGCTAGTTGGTATCAACTCTGCTACAAGTAGTTTCATAAGTGTTGACTTTCCTGCTCCATTGGGTCCTAAAAATCCAATAAGACTTGGACTTTCTATTTGCAATGAAACATCCTTTAATGCTTTTTTACCAACCTTTTTACCAGCTTTATATATCATATTTAAATTTTCAACTGAAATTTTCATAGTTTTATCATCCTTTCATATGCCTTATTTAATATCTTCATATTTTACATATAACAAAATTAAATATTCCTTTTTGCTATATTTTTATAACCTGCATAGGTTATATAGAAATATCCCAAATAAACTATAACAAATATTAAAGCAGTTATTAAAATTGAAGACCCATTATTGATTTTATTAATAATCATATTTCTTTAGCCCCATCTCCTGTAACTTATTTTATACAATTCCATTTATTGTATCAATGAAACTATATTTCATTAACATTACATTTTTGTTATATTGATATAAATAACTCTTAAGCCAAAAAAAACTATATTGACAAGTATATTATTATATTGGTACAATAATTGCAGAGTGATGACTGAGGTCACACGAAGGGGTACACCACCATGGGTGTAGGTCTTCGTGTGGCCTTTTTTGGTGCATATAAATTTATTTGGGGGTGAATTATGGTATACGTAAATGGCAATCAAGTAAGCAACGCAGACAATTTATGCTTATATGATTATCTAATACGCGAAGGTTATAAAATTTCTTTTGTTGCAGTTGAATGTAATGGTTTTATTGTCCCTAAAAATCAATATAAAGAAAAAATATTAACAGATGGTGATGTTGTTGAAGTTGTAAGCTTTGTAGGAGGTGGCTAATTTGAATATAAAGATTAATGGTAAACCTATAACAACTAATTGTTCCACACTTCATGATTTGCGTAAAAAGCATTATGGTGATAGCGAAAATATAATAACTATTTTTAATGGC contains the following coding sequences:
- the thiS gene encoding sulfur carrier protein ThiS, which encodes MVYVNGNQVSNADNLCLYDYLIREGYKISFVAVECNGFIVPKNQYKEKILTDGDVVEVVSFVGGG